The genomic window CGGGATGCCCTTGACGTCGGCCGTGATGATGGCCCGGCCGTCGGCGGGGTTGCCGCCGCAGGTGCAGGTCATGACCTGGCTGACGGCGCTCTCGCCGGCAAGCTCGTCGACGCTGGCGGTGAACCCCTCGGACACCTCGCCGCTCACCGTCAGCTGCCACTCCAGCGGGTTCACCTGGGCGAAGTCCTCGGTGGCCTGGCAGAGGGTCCCCACAGCCCCGCGGAACGTGGAGGCGATGGCCTCGTTGGGCGTGATCGTGGCCTGGTCGAAGGAGAACGTCCCCTCGGAGGCGTCGGCGGCCACCGCGCCGGCCACGGCGCTCTCGGAGCTTGCGACGGCGGCGGGCTGGTCGGCGGACGGGGCGGCAGGCGCGTCGGAGGCCAGGGCCATCGCGGCGCCGCTGAGCGCCATCGAGGCGCCGATGCCACTCGCGAGCAGGGTCTTCGTGTAGTTCTTCATGGGTGTCTCCTCCTCGCTTACTCGTCGACCGTGAACAGGAAGTTCGTGTCGCGCACGGGCTCGTACTCGGTGCCGCTCTCGCCTTGGCAGTACGCGCGAACCTTCAGCAAGTAGCTACCGGCCTGCGGGGGCGTGAAGTCGAGGCGCCAGTAGACCCACTTCATCGGGTCGCTGTCGGGCGTGTCGAGCTCCGTCCAGCTCTCGCCACCGTCCAGCGAGTACTGAATCTTGCTGATCGGGTCGCCGAACGCGTCAGCGAAGCCCTCGAGGTGCACGGTCTCGCCGTTCTCGAACACCTTGCCGTCGGGGTAGTTCAGCACGCCGGCGTTCGGGATGCCGGCCTCCTCCTCGGCCTCCTCGCCAGAGGCCTCTTCGGCCGCCTTGGCCGTCGCCTCGTCATAGATGAAGTCGAAGCCCTGCAGCGCCTTGACGTAGCTCGCAGCCGAGCCGCGCGGCACGGCCAGCGTCAGCGGCCAGCCCTGCGTCGCCGGCAGCGTCTCGCCGTTGATCTCCGTCACGAGCAGGCACTCGTCCTGCTCGACGTCGGCCAGCGAGATGGGCATAAGGCTGTAGCCGTCCTCGGAGCTGTACTTGAACTTGTTGACGTTGTCGGCCGGCTTCACGTAGTCGATGATGTCCTTCATCGGGATGCCCGTGAACTCCGCCTGGAAGATCCAGGGGTTGCCGGTGCCGTTCTCGATGCATTGCTGCACCATCGTGTACGTCTTGGTGCCGAACTTCTCCTTGAGCTCGGAGACGCTCATCTCGATGGGGTTCTCGACGTCGCCGCCGATGGTGACAATCCACTCGTCGGCCACGGCCGGGTCAGAGTCTGCACGCCAGCTCGACGGCTCCTCCCACAACGACTTGAAGAACTGCTCGTCGTTCTCGGAGATCGTGTCCTGGTCGTAGGTGACGTCGAGGTTCGCGTCCTCGGCCGCCACGTCGATCAGGCCCTGGTACTGATCGTACTTGGCGAGATCCCACATCTCGAATTCGCCCTCGGAGTTGATGAAGTGGCACGACTCGCACGAGCCGCCCAGGGCCTGGAACGCGGCGTTGCCGTTGTGAAGGCCGTGCATCGTCACGTACATCGGGTTCTTGCCCGGCATCGGGTTCGGGTTGTGGCAGCCGATGCAGTTGGCAATCGTGACCGTCGCCGGATAGCCCTCGACGTAGACGTCGTGGCGCGTGTCCATGTTGATCATGATGTCGTCCATGGACTTGTGGCAGCTCATGCAGCCGCGGTTGTCGGCGTTAAGGTACGTGTTGTTCCAGCCGGACGGGTCGCTCGGGACAGGCTGGTAGATGTTGCCGTAGTAGTCGACGTAGCGCTTGGGAGCCTCGACCTCGGCGTTGGCTGCGTCACGGTCGGCGTACTGCACGTTGTCGATGTAGTTCTGGTACTCGCCCCAGTAGTCAACGCCACCGTTGTAGCCGATGGTGTTGCCCATGCGGGTGTCCTCGGCCGCGAGCTCCTTGGCCTCGTCGGACCAACCCTGCTGCGACGCCGCCGCCGTGTCGGCAGCCGAGCCCGCCGCGCCCTCGTCTGCGAGCGCGGGCACAACCGCACAGCAAGCAAGCGCCAGGGCAAACGCACCTCCCAGCGTACGCCTCACGATCGTCGTCTTCCGCATCACTTTCCTCCCTCTCGTCGTGGCTCATGCGCTGAAAAAAGTTTGGGCTTGAGGGGGATAAGCGGCAATCATACGTATTTACTGAGCATATGAGCTGCGGAAACGAAGAAACCTATGAGCGCAAGGCCCCGAAGAAAAGCGTGCCGGGTAATAGAAAAGATAGGACGACAGGGGCCGCTTTTGGTCACAAGTGCACGCTGCAGACCCGACAACAGACCCGAGATTTGGGGCGTCCTCTACCTAAAGTGCACTGTTCGGTGGTAGCGTATCGCACACAGGCCGCACCGGCGCCTGCCCCGCACCGCGGCATTGGAGAACCCATGGACATCGCAACGCCCCTGCCTGACGAGAGCGCCCCTATCGCGTCCGATCTCGGTGCAGGCGCACCCAAGACAACGGACCTCGTCGCTCTCGGCGAGCTGCTTATCGACTTCACGC from Coriobacteriia bacterium includes these protein-coding regions:
- a CDS encoding molybdopterin-dependent oxidoreductase, which translates into the protein MKNYTKTLLASGIGASMALSGAAMALASDAPAAPSADQPAAVASSESAVAGAVAADASEGTFSFDQATITPNEAIASTFRGAVGTLCQATEDFAQVNPLEWQLTVSGEVSEGFTASVDELAGESAVSQVMTCTCGGNPADGRAIITADVKGIP
- a CDS encoding molybdopterin-dependent oxidoreductase, producing the protein MRKTTIVRRTLGGAFALALACCAVVPALADEGAAGSAADTAAASQQGWSDEAKELAAEDTRMGNTIGYNGGVDYWGEYQNYIDNVQYADRDAANAEVEAPKRYVDYYGNIYQPVPSDPSGWNNTYLNADNRGCMSCHKSMDDIMINMDTRHDVYVEGYPATVTIANCIGCHNPNPMPGKNPMYVTMHGLHNGNAAFQALGGSCESCHFINSEGEFEMWDLAKYDQYQGLIDVAAEDANLDVTYDQDTISENDEQFFKSLWEEPSSWRADSDPAVADEWIVTIGGDVENPIEMSVSELKEKFGTKTYTMVQQCIENGTGNPWIFQAEFTGIPMKDIIDYVKPADNVNKFKYSSEDGYSLMPISLADVEQDECLLVTEINGETLPATQGWPLTLAVPRGSAASYVKALQGFDFIYDEATAKAAEEASGEEAEEEAGIPNAGVLNYPDGKVFENGETVHLEGFADAFGDPISKIQYSLDGGESWTELDTPDSDPMKWVYWRLDFTPPQAGSYLLKVRAYCQGESGTEYEPVRDTNFLFTVDE